The Imtechella halotolerans DNA window GAATAGAGGTTCAGTTTGAATTCTTCCACAAAATCAACAGCGCTTCCATCGGCATTTTCCAGCGCTTCTTGCAATCGGTTCAGCCAGATATCTATTCCTTGTTCTTTTTGATCTCCATGCTTGTATTTAAAGTGAGCTGCATATCCCTTTTCAGCAATTTCATGCATACGTTCACTGCGTATCTGAACTTCAACCCATTTCCCTTTTGGTCCCATCACCGTAATGTGTAGGGCCTCATATCCAGTTGATTTTGGAGAAGAAATCCAATCTCGTAAACGCACCGGGTTAGGGCGAAAGTGATCGGTTACAATGGAATAAATTTTCCAAGCGAGGAATTTTTCATTGGCAGCGTCACTCTTGTAAATAATACGAATGGCAAATTTGTCATATACTTCATCATAGCTGACATTTTGCGCTAACATTTTCTTGCGGATGGAAAAGATGGACTTTGGACGACCCTTGATGGTATATTCCAGGCTTTCTTTGTCTAAGGAATCTTTGATGATTTGTGTAAAGTCACGTATATATTCCTTTTGTTCTTCTTTACTGTCCTCAATCTTGCTTAGAATATCGTTGTATACCGCTGGCTCCGTATATTTGAGCCCTAGGTCTTCCAGTTCCGATTTTATATTATACAGACCAATTCGGTGGGCGAGTGGTGCATAGATATAAAGTGTTTCAGAGGCTATTTTAAGCTGTTTGTGTTCCGGCATAGAACCCATGGTCTGCATATTGTGCAAGCGGTCAGCTATCTTTATGATAATTACCCGCACATCATCATTCATGGTGAGGAGCATTTTACGGAAATTTTCAGCTTGAAGGGAAACATCCTTTTCTTTACTTAAACTGGAAATTTTTGTAAGTCCTTCCACAATTTTAGCCACTGTTGTTCCAAATTTTTGCTCCATATCGTCATAGGTGAAGATCGTGTCTTCAATCACATCATGAAGCAAGGCAGCAGCTATGGAGGTCGCATCCAAACCAATTTCAGAAGCAACTATTTTTGCTACAGCAATGGGGTGAAAGATATAGGCTTCGCCACTTTTTCTGCGTTGATCTTTATGGGCTTCAACTGCGGTATCAAATGCTAGTCGAATTAGTTTTTTATCCTCATCGGTAAGCATTTGATAACTAATACGAAGAAGTTCTTTGTATTCCTTTGCTATCGCTTTATTTTCTTTTTCAATATCTATGGTAGTCATATCTTAAATGTAGTGCAAAGTTTTTTATCACACAAGTACTCTTATCGCCAAAACAATCCTATTAATGGCTTTTGGAAGGGACACTAATATTACCCCTTGTGAAGGTTGTTTACCCGTTGTAATAAAGTAGGGTGTGAATAATTTACCCACACATAAAATGGATGAGGGGTGAGGTTGCTTAAGTGATTTTTGGATAGTTTTTTCAAAGCCGTAATCAGGGGTGTTTCTGAAAAGGTCTTTTTAGCATAGGCATCAGCCTGGTATTCAAACGTTCTGGAAAGCCCATTCATTAAAAGGCCGGTAAGCTCAGAGATGGGACTATACAGTATGCCAAAGGTAATAAGACCAGCATGAAAGCTCGGTATTGCCACTCCTATGGCTTGTGAAAAAGCAGGAATAGATATACACAGGGAAAGCAACCAAAGGGTAACCCCTGTAATAAGGAGCGAACTAAGAAGGTTGTAAATAATGTGACGATGCTTGTAATGGCCTACTTCATGGGCTAGGACAGCAACAATCTCATCAGTAGTAAGATCCTTTATTAGAGTATCAAATAAGGTAATTCGTTTTGTATTACCTATTCCTGAAAAATACGCATTGGCTTTAGTGGATCTTTTAGAACCATCAATGACATAAATGTTTTCCAATTCAAAACCAATCGTACGCGCATACTGAGTAATGGCGGATTTAAGTTCTCCTTCCTCTAAAGGAGTTTGTTTATTAAATAACGGAACAATCCATTGACTGTAAAAGGTATTTAGTAGTAGGGTGAAAAGGGCCATTATAGCCCACGCATATAACCAGAAATGTGTTCCTGCCCATTGGTAAAAGGCCATGATAATGGTAAGAAGTACCCCGGCCAAAAGACCACCAATAAGTAGTCCTTTTACCTTGTCCATAAAGAATAGCGCCCGACTACTTTTGTTAAATCCAAACTGGCTTTCTATGGTGAAGGTTCTGTAGTAGTCAAAAGGTAGCTGCAATAGACTGCTAGCTCCCATAACTATGGCAAAAAATAGAAGTGCAATAACAGTGGGATGTGAAGTGAAACTTCTGGCCAATTCATCTGCCCAGGTGAATCCTCCTAAAAGTAAAAAGAGGAGGGTAGTTACTAATGAAAAAGAAGATGAAATAAGGCCAAATCGATAGCTTACCATTTTGTAGTCTTGTGATTTTAGATAGGCCTCTTGGTCATATACATCACCTAGGACTTCCGGTATGGGATCTTTAAATCGTTTAGCGTTAAGGTAGTCTAGCCAAGTGTCTATTAGAAATTGGGCAACCAGTATGGTGATAATAATTGGAAGTAGCATAAGGTATAGGATTAGGATTGAAACCCACGTTGACGTTTGGCTTCAAAAGTGATAATGGCGGCAGCTACTGATACATTCATAGAGTCGATAGCACCTTGCATAGGAATGATTATATTTTGGGTTGAATGTTCTAGCCAGGTCTCACTTAGACCAGTAGCTTCTGTGCCCACCACAATAGCAGAGGCCTGGGTAAAATCCACTGAGTGATAAGGAACAGATGCAGAGAGCGCTGCGCAATAGGTAGCGATTTCCTGCTGTTTCAGCCATGAAATAATTTCTTGGGTAGTACCTGTTGCTATTTGATTGGTAAAAACACAGCCCACACTAGATCGTATGATATTTGGATTGTACAGGTCCGTAAGGGGGTTGGCAATAATTACGGCATCCAGAGCAGCCGCATCAGCTGTTCGCAATAAAGCACCAATATTTCCTGGTTTTTCAGGCGCTTCAGCAATTAAAATCAATGGGTTTTTCTTGTTGAAACTCAAGGAAGATAGCCCCTGAGTTTTTGCATTAGCAATAGCGATAACACCTTCGGTAGTGGTTCTATAGGCTATTTTTTGATACACTTCTGTGGAAATGAAAATAACTTCCGTTGACGGGCTCACTGTAGTTAATAGTTTACTGCGATGCGCATCTGTACAAATATCAGGAGCAATACATAAGGTCTCAATGGAATAGCCTCCTTGTAATGCGAGTGATATTTCACGGACCCCTTCAATCACAAAAAGATTGTTTTTTCTGCGTTCACGTGATTTTTCAGTAAGCTGAACAAGCTGTTTGATCAATGGATTTTGAGTACTGCTAATTTCTTTTGTCATAGCTGCAAAAATAACAAATATGGCTCAGTTTTTAGTATTGTTTTTACTACAGTAGCTACCCGTAATTCCGAATTAATTTGCGAAGGGATTAAATTGATAGGCCCCGGCATCGACGGTGGGTAAACGTGGGTATCCTTTGATGTCAGTAGGTGTTTCCAAGGCAATTTCACTGCTGCCGATTCCTCTAGCCATGGATGTTTCTCTTAGTGAAAAATCATGCTTCTCAGGGACATTAAAGTCTGTATCTAGGTTTCTAATGAGCTGGTTGTATAGACTACTGTTAGAGAAATCATACAGAGGATTCGATGAGTAAAACCCAGAAATGTCATTGAAGGCCAGAAGGCAATGGTCTAATTTAAAATTAAAAGCGGCTGAACTATTTTTTTCCAGTAACATCTCTATCGGATTTGTTCCGTCAATAATACAATTGCGAAAATCGGCTTTTTCCAGCGGTACAGAGATGGTATTCTGGTCTTCAGCAGTTTGGTAGTTGTCTAATAAAACGGCAGGCAGATTTCTAAAACTCTTATTCCAGTAGTTGGCAAAAGTGCAGTGGGTAAATTGGTAACTACCTCCCAGATGGCCGTAAAAGGAAATTTGTCCGGCGTTTCCGAAGATGGAGTTTACCGCCTCCAATCGGGCGCTCAGGCCATACAGTCCAATGGTCCCACTGTTGTGAATTTGAACCCTGGAGAGATAAAAATCAGTAGTAGTGCTGTTGGTATTACTTTCAGCCAAAAGCCCTACCGTTGCATTTTTAATGGTTAAATTGGTAAGCTGAGCCGTACTTCCGGCACTAAGCCATATGGTTCCCCATTGACCAGGTATATCCGTGTAACCAGGTTCAAGTCGATCTCCTTCAAACAGGACCTCATTTTCCATTTCGTCAGATAAGGTACTGAGAGCCCCATTAACTTCTAATCTTCCTTGATGACCAATGAGAAGTCCAGAAGAATTGTGAAAATGAACACGGGTTCCTGGGTCCATTACAAGAGTTTTACCTTCTGAAACAGCCGCATATCCATAAATAACATATGGTCTTTCATTGGTGAAATGAAGTTCTTCATCCTCTAAGGTGAATCCTTCAATACGGATTTCTTCTCCATCTTGGTCCAGACCTAAAAGGATACTTTCAATAGTACCATCCTCATATTTCTGTGGGTACAGAAAAATAGCATCTTTAATAAGGGTTACTAAAGCCACTTCCTGCAGATAATCTCCCGAATCAAATTGGATGGCGTCTGTGTATAAAAACTCAGTAGCGTTTTGAGCATACTCTTCAATTGCTACGGTGGTTTCTATAAAGATAAATAAACTGTCTTTGGCAAGAAGTTCTACATTTTCAAAGGAGTTTCCAGTTCTTCCATCTACACTAAGTCTATACTGGGATTGGGTTCCGTTTTTAAGCTGTATAATGGGAATGGCAATATCTGTCTTACTTTTATTGTACACTTTTAGCGTATAAGTACTAGAGCCTATATTGGTAAAAACAGTATCTAAGTAGACCGTATCTCTGGAAAATGATAAATTACCAGTACTAGGGGCAAATGAAAAATCATTACGACAACCGCTTAGGATACCAATGGTGAGTATGATGATTATTATGCCAATATGCCTACTCATAAACCTGAAGATATCAATTGTGAAAGAGTTGATAAATGGATTGGGGAATACGCGCAGGACGTTTGGTCTCCGCTTGTAATAAACACCAATTAGTAGTGGCTTTAACTACTAATTTACCTGATGGCACATGAAACATTTCTACGATACGTACAGAGGTGACACCTTCGGATTTCTCCACATAGGTTTTTAATTCAATTACATCACCAAGCACCGCTGAATGTTTATATTCTATATAATGGGAGAGCACTACCCATAGATATTCCTGTTGAAGCGCTTCTGGGGCTAGGGATTGCCAGTGTGCCTTTGCTATTTCTTGTACCCAAAACAAGTAACGAACATTGTTTACATGTTCCAGCTCATCTAAATCTTCAAAGCTTACACTTATGCGTTGGGTGAAGGTTGTCATTTACTTTTTATGAAAGGTTACCTCAAAGAGTTTGTCCCAGTTTTTACCGGTTATAAAAAATGTCTTTCGCTCTGGATGATAGGCGATACCATTTAGAACATCGATATACGGATGTTGCGTTACCTTTTCTTTTAATCCACGGCAATCTATGACACCTACAATAGCGCCATTCTTCGGGTTAATAATCATAATGCCATCCTTACCATAGGTGTTGGCATAAATAAGCCCATCAACCCACTCAAGTTCATTGGCTCTTGAAAATAAAGCCTTATTGCTGGCTAGTTGTATATACTCCTTCTCTTCAAGAGTGTTGGCATCCAGGGTCCATATTTTTTCTGTACCATCACTTTTGTAGAATTGAGTGCCATCTGTACATAGTCCCCAACCTTCACGACTTTGTTGGTAAGAGAATTGCCCAGTCTTTTCCAAGGTATGGAGATCATAAATGAAACCTACATTTTCTTCCCAGGTTAGTTGGTAAATACGATTGTTTAAAATAGTAATTCCTTCTCCAAAGTAAATGTCTGATAACTTGGTTTCCTTTAGTATTTCCCCGGTACGATAGTCCACTTTTCGCAAGGCTGATTTGCCTCGTTGTCCAATACTCTCATACAAGGTATCATTTAAAAATTCCAATCCTTGGGTATAGGCATTACGATCGTGTGGGTATTCTTTAAGGATGGTATAGGTATACACCTCAGGCGCCTTTTCGGCGAAGATTTCTATGGGGTGGGTAATGGATTCTGAAGTACCGTCATAGACAAAGGAGGCTTTTAATTGTTGTTTTCCCAGTTTTACATGTTGTAATACCACCGTTTTTCCATCACTAGGTAATACCGTACCGTCAATACTGTATTCTACCTTGGACAATAGCGAAGAATTAGGGGTTTTAAGAGCTGGAATTAGGGTGTCATTTTCTTGAAAAGATTTCTTTTTGCCTTCAATTTGAAGTGAAAAATGAGAGGAGGTTCCTTTGTTGGAACCATTACATGAAAATAAAATTATTGCTAGAATTGTGATTGCTAATGAATTAACTAGACGCATGATATTTTGAATGTTTATGGCAAGGTATCAATTTTAATTAAGATGGTAAAATGGTTGCTAAAAATTAAAAAGATTGTATCTTTGCATCGGCAAGTCCTACACGACCAGCTCCTGCAGAATCCTCCAGGGCGGGAACGCAGCAAAGGTATGTGGTTGTAGCGGTGCGATGTAGGTAGCTTGCCATTTTTTATTCCCTTTTGTTTCTACTTTTTTGAACTTCAGCAACTTTTCTTTCCAGATTTCTTGATAACTATTTTTGTTGTTTCTTTGCTGTAAATTCACAACTATGTCTAAAGTAATTCTTGTTACCGGAGGATCATCCGGAATAGGCAAGTCAATAGGAGATTACCTTACTGAAAAAGGCTATACTGTTTTTGGTTCCAGTAGAAATCCTTCCCGCACAACCCAAAGTTCTTTTCCGTTAGTAGCTTTGGATGTTACCGATGAAAACTCGATACAACAGTGTGTAGAAGAGGTGGTTTTTAAAGCAGGTAAAATAGATGTATTGATTAATAATGCAGGGGTTGGTATCACTGGGCCAATAGAAGAAACACCTGAACATGAGATTCACAAAGCATTTCAAACCAATTTATATGGTCCTATAGCTATGATTAAAGCGGTATTGCCGCATATGAGAAAACAGCGCAATGGACTAATTATTAATGTGACTTCTATAGCCGGGTATATGGGACTGCCGTATCGCGGGATTTATTCCGCAACCAAAGGGGCCTTGGAATTGGTCACGGAGGCCATGCGTATGGAAGTAAAGGATTTTGGCGTTAAAATGACCAATGTGGCGCCTGGTGATTTTGCGACCAATATTGCAGCAGGCCGTTATCATGCACCATTACTTGAAAACTCCCCATACAATGCACCTTACGGACAAACACTTTCCTTAATGAATGACCATGTTGATCAGGGAGGTGATCCTATTAAAATGGCTCAAAAAGTGCATGAAATAATTGAAACATCCAATCCGCGAATTCATTATAAAGTGGGTGCTTTTATGCAGAAGTTTTCCATTGTACTCAAGCGTTTGCTACCCGATAAAATGTATGAAAAGCTACTTAGCAATCATTATAAATTGTAGCTTTGCAAAGAAATTCACATTTTCATAAAAACAACTCAATTAATATCTTAAACGACAAAAAATGAAATTTTTTATTGACACTGCCAATCTGGATCAAATTAAAGAAGCACAAGACCTTGGTGTATTGGATGGCGTTACAACCAACCCTTCATTGATGGCTAAAGAAGGAATTACAGGTCGTAATAATATCTTGAAGCACTATGTTGATATTTGCAATATTGTAGATGGCGATGTATCTGCAGAGGTGATTGCTACTGATTATGAAGGAATGATCAGAGAAGGAGAGGAACTTGCTGAACTTCATGAGCAGATTGTGGTGAAAATCCCGATGATAAAAGATGGTGTAAAGGCAATTAAGTATTTCTCTGATAAAGGAATAAAAACCAATTGCACCTTGGTGTTCTCTGCTGGACAAGCGCTTTTAGCTGCCAAAGCAGGAGCTACCTATGTTTCTCCATTTATTGGACGTTTGGATGATATTTCTACAGATGGTCTTAACCTAATTGAGGATATTAGACAAATCTATGATAACTATGCTTTTGAAACAGAAATTCTTGCAGCTTCTGTACGTCACACTATGCACGTATTGCATTGCGCTAAAATAGGTGCTGATGTGATGACAGGACCATTGTCTTCTATTTTAGGGTTACTTAAACACCCTTTAACGGATAGTGGTTTGGCTCAATTCTTAGCAGATCACCAAAAAGGGAATTAAGAAGCAATTTGGTAGCTTATGATAAGCTACAGCTGAAATGAAATGAAATGATAGCACATTACTAAGTAAGGTGTGTAAGGTTTTATATCGAGGGTTAGACTATAAGTAAAGTCTAACCCTTTTTTTATCAATAATTATTTTAAGGCATTACTAGCCCATTTGTTTCGGAAGGTAGTTGAATTCTAATCTGAATCCATTTCATGCTACTGAAAAATCGTCATCCTCAAATGGATTGACTAGCCCTAAAGATGGGAGAAAATCTACACGATACACCTTAGAATTCAAACAACCCGGTATAGCTAGGTTTGGCCAAAGACAATACCAAACAAAATGTATTTCCTGATAATAATAGTATCATTTGATAGTATCAATACTTGGAATATTCTTGAACTTAAGATTATTCTTTTGTTTGGTACATAAAATGAAATTGAAATGTAGGCTTCTATTTTCGGGCATATTCGGCCAGTGTATTTTCCAGACTTTTGGAAAAAATACCTTCAAAGGCATTGATGATCATACCATTGTTGTCGGCAATAATAGCTTTGTTGAGGTTGTTGCTAAAGGCTAACTGACGCATCATATCTTTGGATTCAGCACATCTGTATTGTGAGCTATTTAACATCATTCTTGTATCGGCAATTGCATAAAGCCATTCATCTTGCTTTTCGTTGATATTGATACCTATAAAATGTGTATTAGGGTACATCTGTTTGAGTTGTGCAATTCTATTATGAATGTTATTCATATGATTCTTTTGGTTGATGGACCAAAAGTAGAATACATTTACAGGTGCATCTAGGACTTTAGTAAATGAAGTTGTTAGATTATTATTGTCAACAATTGCAATTTTAGGAAGTTGTTTTCCCGGTTGGAGCGCTATTACCTGGTTGAAAAGCTGTTGAATTTCTTCATGGTGTTTGTTGTTCTTAGAGTAACTGTGAAACGTCTTGAAGTATTCTTGATAATCTTTGTTAGAATTATTTTTGTCAAATACATAGGCATAGGCAGCATTTCGGAACATATTGTCTCTAAGCTGTTTTTCCTTCGCTAAACTATCAATGAGCGATAATTTGTGAAAATGATAATGTCTGGATGTTTCTTGGGTCTCATTTTGGCAACCTCCTAGACAATCGTTATAGGATAGGTTGTTTACTAACATAACGACATAGTTGTAGTATGGACGGTAGTGACTTAGCCTGGGATTGTCAAAATTGATATGGTCGCGGTAGGCGTAAAAATCATTTGGAAGTACATCGAGGGTTTCTGAACCTGTTCTACGACGGTGGGCGTAGGGATATATTTCTTGAGTGCTAAAATAATTGAAGTCAATACTTGCGTTGGCGATTTCAATAGCCTCCGGAGATAAATTACTAGAGGTGATAAGGTTTTGAAGTTCGCTGCGTTTTAATTGGTATAACGAATCCGTCTTGTATTTGAATGGTATGGGTTCCAAGGCGTAAAAACTACTTACTTGAGATTCTTCCTCTTCAAACGTAAGGAACATGTCAATAAGGAAGTTGTTGATTTCAGAACCTCGCCCCATGAATACAATGGATTCGTCGAAGTCAAGAGTGTTTAAACGTACAAAAATACTATCACCACTTTCGATAAATACATATTGATATTCCGGTAAATGACTGAAATTGTATAAGCCGCTCTTGATTTTCTTCAAAGACATTGAAAAGCGATTATGAATATCCAAACGAGCAGTATCCACAGGCTCTTCGCCTTTGAAAAGAACTACAATGCTATCTGTAGGATTAATTATCTGTCCGGCAAAAAATGTATTGGAAGGATGTTTTTCGGAAGTACATCCTAATAAAACCAAAGCCGGAAAGAAAAAAAGTAATTTTTTTATCATAATGCTTTTACCAATAGTGCATAAGGTGGGCTAATATACACTTTTTGTAAGACAAAGCTAATCAAGTATGCAAAACCTTGCTGTTAATACCTCGTTAAATATAATAAGGGAAACGTTAATGATATTTAGATGTTTTATTGGTCATTATTTGTTACTTTTGCGCCACAAAATAAATACTTAATTAGAATGTTATCAGTATCCAATCTTTCTGTACAATTTGGCAAGCGCATATTGTTTGATGAAGTGAATGTCACCTTTACCCAAGGCAACTGCTATGGGATTATAGGGGCCAACGGTGCAGGAAAGTCTACCTTTTTAAAAATTTTATCTAAAAAGATGGAGGCAACCAGTGGCCATATCTTTTTGGAGCCAGGAAAACGTATGTCTGTGCTTGAGCAGGATCACTACGCTCATGATGCGCATACTGTATTGGATACCGTAATTATGGGGAATAGTGTTCTTTCTGCGGTTAAAAAGGAAATGGATGCCTTATACGCAGACTATTCTGATGAAAATGCAGATAGAATCGGAGAGTTGCAGATGCAGTTTGATGAGATGAATGGATGGAATGCCGAAAGTGATGCAGCTGCACTATTATCAAACTTAGGGATTGCTGA harbors:
- a CDS encoding M48 family metallopeptidase, which gives rise to MLLPIIITILVAQFLIDTWLDYLNAKRFKDPIPEVLGDVYDQEAYLKSQDYKMVSYRFGLISSSFSLVTTLLFLLLGGFTWADELARSFTSHPTVIALLFFAIVMGASSLLQLPFDYYRTFTIESQFGFNKSSRALFFMDKVKGLLIGGLLAGVLLTIIMAFYQWAGTHFWLYAWAIMALFTLLLNTFYSQWIVPLFNKQTPLEEGELKSAITQYARTIGFELENIYVIDGSKRSTKANAYFSGIGNTKRITLFDTLIKDLTTDEIVAVLAHEVGHYKHRHIIYNLLSSLLITGVTLWLLSLCISIPAFSQAIGVAIPSFHAGLITFGILYSPISELTGLLMNGLSRTFEYQADAYAKKTFSETPLITALKKLSKNHLSNLTPHPFYVWVNYSHPTLLQRVNNLHKG
- a CDS encoding TrmH family RNA methyltransferase, with product MTKEISSTQNPLIKQLVQLTEKSRERRKNNLFVIEGVREISLALQGGYSIETLCIAPDICTDAHRSKLLTTVSPSTEVIFISTEVYQKIAYRTTTEGVIAIANAKTQGLSSLSFNKKNPLILIAEAPEKPGNIGALLRTADAAALDAVIIANPLTDLYNPNIIRSSVGCVFTNQIATGTTQEIISWLKQQEIATYCAALSASVPYHSVDFTQASAIVVGTEATGLSETWLEHSTQNIIIPMQGAIDSMNVSVAAAIITFEAKRQRGFQS
- a CDS encoding acyl-CoA thioesterase; its protein translation is MTTFTQRISVSFEDLDELEHVNNVRYLFWVQEIAKAHWQSLAPEALQQEYLWVVLSHYIEYKHSAVLGDVIELKTYVEKSEGVTSVRIVEMFHVPSGKLVVKATTNWCLLQAETKRPARIPQSIYQLFHN
- a CDS encoding SDR family oxidoreductase, producing MSKVILVTGGSSGIGKSIGDYLTEKGYTVFGSSRNPSRTTQSSFPLVALDVTDENSIQQCVEEVVFKAGKIDVLINNAGVGITGPIEETPEHEIHKAFQTNLYGPIAMIKAVLPHMRKQRNGLIINVTSIAGYMGLPYRGIYSATKGALELVTEAMRMEVKDFGVKMTNVAPGDFATNIAAGRYHAPLLENSPYNAPYGQTLSLMNDHVDQGGDPIKMAQKVHEIIETSNPRIHYKVGAFMQKFSIVLKRLLPDKMYEKLLSNHYKL
- a CDS encoding glutaminyl-peptide cyclotransferase, with amino-acid sequence MRLVNSLAITILAIILFSCNGSNKGTSSHFSLQIEGKKKSFQENDTLIPALKTPNSSLLSKVEYSIDGTVLPSDGKTVVLQHVKLGKQQLKASFVYDGTSESITHPIEIFAEKAPEVYTYTILKEYPHDRNAYTQGLEFLNDTLYESIGQRGKSALRKVDYRTGEILKETKLSDIYFGEGITILNNRIYQLTWEENVGFIYDLHTLEKTGQFSYQQSREGWGLCTDGTQFYKSDGTEKIWTLDANTLEEKEYIQLASNKALFSRANELEWVDGLIYANTYGKDGIMIINPKNGAIVGVIDCRGLKEKVTQHPYIDVLNGIAYHPERKTFFITGKNWDKLFEVTFHKK
- the fsa gene encoding fructose-6-phosphate aldolase — its product is MKFFIDTANLDQIKEAQDLGVLDGVTTNPSLMAKEGITGRNNILKHYVDICNIVDGDVSAEVIATDYEGMIREGEELAELHEQIVVKIPMIKDGVKAIKYFSDKGIKTNCTLVFSAGQALLAAKAGATYVSPFIGRLDDISTDGLNLIEDIRQIYDNYAFETEILAASVRHTMHVLHCAKIGADVMTGPLSSILGLLKHPLTDSGLAQFLADHQKGN
- a CDS encoding RelA/SpoT family protein encodes the protein MTTIDIEKENKAIAKEYKELLRISYQMLTDEDKKLIRLAFDTAVEAHKDQRRKSGEAYIFHPIAVAKIVASEIGLDATSIAAALLHDVIEDTIFTYDDMEQKFGTTVAKIVEGLTKISSLSKEKDVSLQAENFRKMLLTMNDDVRVIIIKIADRLHNMQTMGSMPEHKQLKIASETLYIYAPLAHRIGLYNIKSELEDLGLKYTEPAVYNDILSKIEDSKEEQKEYIRDFTQIIKDSLDKESLEYTIKGRPKSIFSIRKKMLAQNVSYDEVYDKFAIRIIYKSDAANEKFLAWKIYSIVTDHFRPNPVRLRDWISSPKSTGYEALHITVMGPKGKWVEVQIRSERMHEIAEKGYAAHFKYKHGDQKEQGIDIWLNRLQEALENADGSAVDFVEEFKLNLYSKEIFVFTPTGDLKSLPKGATPLDFAFHIHTEVGMHTRGAKVNSKLVPLSYELKSGDQVEIITSEHAKPNASWLDYAKTARARARIKSSMREEKKEVAEEGKELLRRKLKQLKITLNEKIVNDLVVFFKLKTSLDLFFRVGIGSIDNQMLKDFAASRSNTFINFFKNRIGKKQQAPEDIHKDEITSKYDLLVFGKEEEKLNYKLANCCNPIPGDDVFGFITINEGIKVHKKDCPNAISMQSNYAYRIIQAKWIDSSQQEYTAVISLAGLDNMGLVSEVTKVISNNMHVNMRNLNFETDGGVFSGKITVVVKNNTILKKLIENLKKVNGIEKVTRI